In one Salipiger abyssi genomic region, the following are encoded:
- a CDS encoding type III pantothenate kinase, with translation MLLAIDCGNTNTVFSIWDGTKFLATWRTSTEHQRTADQYYVWLSTLLNIHRIEADITEMIISSTVPRVVFNLRVLADRYFNTRPYVVGKPDCRLPVAVRVDAGTAVGPDRLVNTVAGYDLYGGDLIVVDFGTATTFDVVASDGAYVGGVIAPGVNLSLEALHQAAAALPHVDITKPQRVVGTNTVACMQSGVFWGYVGLVREICDRIKGERDRPMKVISTGGLAPLFQQSEDLFDEWVDELTMHGLTVIHDYNKRQETS, from the coding sequence ATGCTTCTGGCCATTGATTGCGGCAACACCAACACCGTCTTTTCGATCTGGGACGGCACGAAGTTCCTTGCCACCTGGCGCACCTCGACGGAGCATCAGCGCACCGCCGATCAGTATTACGTCTGGCTTTCGACGCTGCTGAACATCCACCGGATCGAGGCCGATATCACCGAGATGATCATCTCCTCGACGGTGCCGCGCGTGGTGTTCAACCTGCGGGTTCTGGCGGATCGCTATTTCAACACGCGGCCCTATGTTGTGGGCAAGCCCGATTGCCGGCTGCCGGTGGCGGTGCGGGTCGATGCGGGCACGGCGGTGGGGCCGGACCGGCTGGTCAATACTGTGGCCGGCTACGATCTTTATGGCGGCGACCTGATCGTGGTGGATTTCGGCACCGCCACCACCTTCGACGTGGTGGCGAGCGACGGTGCCTATGTGGGCGGCGTGATCGCGCCGGGGGTGAACCTCAGCCTGGAGGCGCTGCACCAGGCCGCCGCCGCGCTGCCGCATGTGGACATCACCAAGCCGCAGCGCGTGGTCGGCACCAACACCGTCGCCTGTATGCAATCGGGCGTGTTCTGGGGCTATGTCGGCCTCGTGAGAGAAATTTGCGACCGCATCAAGGGCGAGCGAGACCGCCCGATGAAGGTCATATCGACAGGCGGGCTGGCGCCGCTCTTCCAGCAGTCCGAGGACCTGTTCGACGAATGGGTCGATGAACTGACCATGCACGGTCTGACAGTCATACATGACTATAATAAAAGACAGGAAACATCATGA
- a CDS encoding biotin--[acetyl-CoA-carboxylase] ligase — protein MSWPAGYGRRVLAEVDSTNAEAARLAGSLPGPEWICALRQTAGRGRRGRAWANPQGNFSATLLLMPREAPQVVALRSFVSALALYDAFALATGRIEGLALKWPNDVLLNGGKVAGILLESLGPRRGVAHLAIGFGVNLAVAPGAGEVEPGAVPPVSLLSETGVSVAPEAFLDLLAGAYAEHEARFVTYGFAPLREAWLARAARLGEVITARTGTTETVGRFETVDEAGNLILATRAGRQAIAAADVFF, from the coding sequence ATGAGCTGGCCTGCGGGATACGGGCGGCGGGTGCTGGCGGAGGTGGACAGCACCAATGCCGAGGCTGCGCGGCTGGCCGGATCGCTGCCCGGGCCGGAATGGATCTGCGCGCTGCGCCAGACCGCCGGGCGCGGACGGCGCGGGCGGGCCTGGGCCAATCCGCAGGGGAATTTCTCGGCCACGCTGCTGCTGATGCCGCGCGAGGCGCCGCAGGTGGTGGCGCTGCGCAGCTTCGTCTCGGCGCTGGCGCTTTACGATGCCTTTGCGCTCGCCACGGGCCGCATCGAGGGGCTGGCGCTGAAATGGCCCAATGACGTGTTGCTGAACGGCGGCAAGGTGGCGGGGATCCTCCTGGAGAGCCTCGGCCCGCGTCGCGGCGTGGCGCATCTGGCCATCGGCTTCGGCGTGAACCTGGCGGTGGCGCCGGGCGCGGGCGAGGTCGAGCCGGGCGCGGTGCCGCCGGTCTCGCTGCTCTCGGAGACGGGGGTGTCGGTGGCGCCGGAGGCGTTTCTCGACCTGCTCGCCGGTGCCTATGCGGAACATGAGGCGCGCTTTGTCACCTACGGGTTCGCGCCGCTGCGCGAGGCCTGGCTGGCCCGGGCGGCGCGGCTGGGCGAGGTGATCACCGCGCGCACCGGCACGACCGAGACCGTGGGCCGCTTCGAGACCGTGGACGAGGCGGGCAACCTGATCCTGGCGACGCGGGCGGGCCGGCAGGCCATCGCCGCGGCGGATGTGTTCTTCTGA
- the nuoN gene encoding NADH-quinone oxidoreductase subunit NuoN, which produces MISADLNIILPEIVLAVWAMLALVGAVYTGKDKMATALVWASAALFLLVAIWIGTTGSGDRAAFSGMFIDDAFSRFAKVVILVSAAAVLLMGEGYMSRHKILRFEYPVLVVLAVVGMMMMVSAGDLMSLYMGLELQSLALYVVASLRRDSERSTEAGLKYFVLGALSSGLLLYGASLTYGFAGTTLFSGIIAAATEGHLSLGVLIGLVMMMAGLAFKVSAVPFHMWTPDVYEGSPTPVTAFFATAPKVAAMGLFARLLFDAFGGAIADWSQVVALLSLLSMFLGSVAAIGQRDIKRLMAYSSITHMGYALMGLASGTEFGVQAMLVYMAIYVTMNVGTFAFILSMTHEGEPVTDIRALGMYSKKEPGRALAMLVLLFSLAGVPPLVGFFGKLYVLQAAYGAGLVWLAVAGVIASVIGAFYYLRIVYYMYFGEDREDALDAGGSPLLWGFLMASAAIMVVGVVNLFGVEGAAAAAAATLVN; this is translated from the coding sequence ATGATCTCGGCTGATCTGAACATCATCCTTCCGGAGATCGTGCTGGCGGTCTGGGCCATGCTGGCGCTGGTCGGCGCGGTCTATACCGGCAAGGACAAGATGGCCACGGCTCTGGTCTGGGCCAGCGCCGCGCTCTTCCTGCTCGTGGCGATCTGGATCGGGACCACCGGCAGCGGCGACCGCGCCGCCTTCTCGGGCATGTTCATCGACGATGCGTTCTCGCGCTTCGCCAAGGTGGTGATCCTGGTTTCGGCGGCGGCGGTGCTGCTGATGGGCGAGGGCTACATGTCGCGCCACAAGATCCTGCGCTTCGAATACCCGGTGCTGGTGGTGCTGGCGGTCGTCGGCATGATGATGATGGTCTCGGCGGGCGACCTGATGTCGCTCTATATGGGGCTGGAGCTGCAATCTCTGGCGCTCTACGTGGTCGCCTCGCTGCGCCGCGACAGCGAGCGCTCCACCGAAGCCGGCCTGAAATACTTCGTGCTGGGCGCGCTCAGCTCGGGCCTGCTGCTCTACGGCGCCTCGCTGACCTACGGTTTCGCCGGCACCACGCTGTTCTCGGGCATCATCGCCGCGGCGACCGAGGGGCATCTGTCGCTCGGCGTGCTGATCGGGCTCGTCATGATGATGGCGGGTCTGGCCTTCAAGGTCTCCGCCGTGCCGTTCCACATGTGGACGCCCGACGTCTACGAAGGCTCGCCGACCCCGGTCACCGCCTTCTTCGCCACCGCGCCGAAAGTGGCGGCCATGGGGCTGTTCGCGCGGCTGCTGTTTGACGCCTTCGGCGGCGCCATCGCCGATTGGAGCCAGGTCGTGGCGCTCTTGTCGCTGCTCTCGATGTTCCTCGGATCCGTCGCGGCGATCGGCCAGCGCGACATCAAGCGCCTGATGGCCTATTCCTCGATCACCCATATGGGCTATGCGCTGATGGGGCTGGCCTCGGGCACCGAGTTCGGCGTGCAGGCGATGCTGGTCTATATGGCGATCTACGTGACGATGAACGTGGGCACCTTCGCCTTCATCCTGTCGATGACCCATGAGGGTGAGCCGGTGACCGATATCCGCGCGCTCGGCATGTATTCGAAGAAAGAGCCGGGCCGGGCGCTGGCGATGCTGGTGCTGCTGTTCTCGCTCGCCGGCGTGCCGCCGCTGGTCGGTTTCTTCGGCAAGCTCTACGTGCTTCAGGCGGCCTATGGCGCCGGGCTCGTCTGGCTGGCGGTGGCCGGTGTGATCGCCTCGGTGATCGGCGCGTTCTACTACCTGCGCATCGTCTACTACATGTATTTCGGCGAGGACCGCGAGGACGCACTGGATGCCGGCGGCTCGCCGCTGCTCTGGGGCTTTTTGATGGCCTCTGCCGCGATCATGGTGGTGGGCGTGGTGAACCTCTTCGGGGTCGAGGGCGCCGCGGCGGCTGCGGCGGCGACGCTTGTCAACTGA
- a CDS encoding NADH-quinone oxidoreductase subunit M has translation MDNLLSIVTFLPALAALILALFLRGGDAAADRNAKWLAMIATSATFVISLFILFQFDTSDTGFQMVEEGRWIMGMNYKMGVDGISVLFVMLTTFMMPLTILASWDVKTRVKEYMIAFLLLETLMLGVFMALDLVLFYLFFEAGLIPMFLIIGIWGGKNRIYASFKFFLYTFLGSVLMLVAMVAMYADAGTTDIPTLLAHEFAFADFEVLGIHIVGGLQTMLWLAFFASFAVKMPMWPVHTWLPDAHVQAPTAGSVVLAAILLKMGGYGFLRFSLPMFPVGSEVMAPLVFWMSAIAIVYTSLVALVQEDMKKLIAYSSVAHMGYVTMGIFAANQQGVDGAIFQMISHGFVSGALFLCVGVIYDRMHTREIDAYGGLVNRMPAYALIFMLFTMANVGLPGTSGFIGEFLTLMGIFQVNTWVAAVAASGVIFSAAYALWLYRRVVFGDLIKESLKTIQDMTAREKWIFAPLVVMTLWLGVYPSAALDIIGPSVEALVDNYDTAIAAADLGGPVVAEANH, from the coding sequence ATGGATAACCTGCTGTCCATCGTCACCTTCCTGCCCGCGCTCGCGGCGCTGATCCTCGCGCTGTTCCTGCGCGGCGGAGACGCCGCGGCGGACCGGAACGCCAAATGGCTGGCGATGATCGCCACCTCGGCGACCTTCGTGATCTCGCTCTTCATCCTGTTCCAGTTCGACACCTCGGATACCGGCTTCCAGATGGTCGAAGAGGGACGCTGGATCATGGGGATGAACTACAAGATGGGCGTCGACGGCATCTCGGTGCTCTTCGTGATGCTCACCACCTTCATGATGCCGCTGACCATCCTGGCCAGCTGGGACGTAAAGACCCGCGTCAAGGAATACATGATCGCCTTCCTGCTGCTGGAAACGCTGATGCTCGGCGTGTTCATGGCGCTGGATCTGGTGCTGTTCTACCTGTTCTTCGAGGCGGGCCTGATCCCGATGTTCCTGATCATCGGCATCTGGGGCGGCAAGAACCGCATCTATGCGAGCTTCAAGTTCTTCCTCTACACCTTCCTCGGCTCGGTGCTGATGCTGGTGGCCATGGTGGCGATGTATGCCGATGCCGGCACCACCGACATCCCGACGCTGCTGGCGCATGAATTCGCCTTCGCCGATTTCGAGGTGCTGGGCATCCATATCGTCGGCGGCCTCCAGACCATGTTGTGGCTGGCCTTCTTCGCCAGCTTCGCGGTCAAGATGCCGATGTGGCCGGTGCATACCTGGCTGCCCGACGCACACGTTCAGGCGCCCACCGCGGGCTCTGTCGTGCTGGCGGCGATCCTGCTGAAGATGGGCGGCTACGGCTTCCTGCGTTTCTCGCTGCCGATGTTCCCGGTGGGCTCCGAGGTCATGGCGCCGCTGGTCTTCTGGATGTCGGCCATCGCCATCGTCTACACCTCGCTGGTGGCGCTGGTGCAGGAAGACATGAAGAAGCTCATCGCCTATTCGTCCGTCGCCCACATGGGCTATGTGACCATGGGGATCTTTGCCGCCAACCAGCAGGGCGTCGACGGCGCGATCTTCCAGATGATCAGCCACGGCTTCGTCTCGGGCGCGCTCTTCCTCTGCGTCGGCGTGATCTACGACCGCATGCACACCCGCGAGATCGACGCCTATGGCGGCCTGGTGAACCGGATGCCGGCCTATGCGCTGATCTTCATGCTCTTCACCATGGCCAATGTCGGCCTGCCCGGTACCTCCGGCTTCATCGGCGAATTCCTGACGCTGATGGGAATCTTCCAGGTCAACACCTGGGTGGCGGCGGTCGCGGCCTCCGGCGTGATCTTCTCGGCGGCCTATGCGCTCTGGCTCTACCGCCGGGTGGTCTTTGGCGATCTCATCAAGGAGAGCCTCAAGACCATCCAGGACATGACCGCCCGCGAGAAATGGATCTTTGCGCCGCTGGTGGTGATGACGCTCTGGCTGGGGGTCTACCCCTCCGCCGCGCTTGATATCATCGGGCCCTCGGTCGAGGCGCTTGTGGACAATTACGATACGGCCATCGCGGCCGCCGATCTCGGCGGACCGGTTGTGGCCGAAGCCAACCACTAA
- the nuoL gene encoding NADH-quinone oxidoreductase subunit L yields METIILFAPLVGAIVGGFGWKFIGEKGAQWVTTGLLFLACILSWIVFLTLGDAHTVSLFRFIESGTLSTEWAIRVDRLTAIMLIVVTTVSALVHLYSFGYMAHDPQFEHTPYRARFFAYLSLFTFAMLALVTSDNLVQMFFGWEGVGLASYLLIGFYYKKPSANAAAIKAFVVNRVGDFGFALGIFALFFLTDSIQFDQIFNEIPRIAETQITFLWTDWNAANLIAFLLFVGAMGKSAQLFLHTWLPDAMEGPTPVSALIHAATMVTAGVFLVCRMSPLMEYAPQATAFITFLGATTAFVAATIGLVQTDIKRVIAYSTMSQLGYMFVAAGVGVYSAAMFHLLTHAFFKAMLFLGAGSVIHAMHHEQDMRNYGALRKKVPFTFWAMMIGTLAITGVGIPLSGWVGFAGFVSKDAIIESSWAGTEGGYAFWMLVIAALFTSFYSWRLMFLTFYGKARGDKHTHEHAHESPKVMLIPLGVLAIGAVFSGMVFYKAFFGDHDKVLSFFGMPAHHAEASEAGHGTETAAAGHGEEAAQAADEPATGETATEETAAADTEEGAEPAAEAAEAHAATGLDYGAIYMAPDNEVMDEAHHAPVWVKLSPFIAMVLGFVVAYWFYIVNPVLPRKLAEQQRPLYLFLLNKWYFDEAYDFLFVRPAKAVGRFFWKRGDGNVIDGTINGVAMGIIPFFTKLAGRAQSGYIFTYAFAMVIGIAILVTWMSILGGAH; encoded by the coding sequence ATGGAGACGATCATTCTCTTCGCCCCGCTCGTGGGCGCCATTGTCGGGGGCTTCGGCTGGAAGTTCATCGGCGAGAAAGGGGCCCAGTGGGTCACCACCGGGCTGCTGTTCCTCGCCTGTATCCTGTCCTGGATCGTGTTCCTGACGCTGGGCGACGCGCATACCGTCTCGCTCTTCCGCTTCATCGAGAGCGGCACGCTTTCCACCGAATGGGCGATCCGCGTCGACCGGCTGACCGCGATCATGCTGATCGTGGTGACCACCGTCTCGGCGCTCGTGCACCTCTACAGCTTCGGCTACATGGCGCATGACCCGCAGTTCGAGCACACGCCTTACAGGGCGCGCTTCTTCGCCTATCTGTCGCTCTTCACCTTCGCCATGCTGGCGCTGGTGACCTCCGACAACCTGGTGCAGATGTTCTTCGGCTGGGAGGGCGTGGGTCTCGCCTCCTACCTGCTGATCGGCTTCTACTACAAGAAACCCTCGGCCAACGCCGCCGCCATCAAGGCCTTCGTGGTCAACCGGGTCGGCGATTTCGGCTTTGCGCTGGGGATCTTCGCGCTGTTCTTCCTGACCGACAGCATCCAGTTCGACCAGATCTTCAACGAGATCCCGCGCATCGCGGAGACCCAGATCACCTTCCTCTGGACCGACTGGAACGCCGCCAACCTGATCGCCTTCCTGCTCTTCGTGGGCGCGATGGGGAAATCGGCGCAGCTCTTCCTGCACACCTGGCTGCCGGACGCGATGGAAGGCCCGACACCCGTTTCGGCGCTGATCCACGCCGCCACCATGGTGACGGCGGGCGTGTTCCTCGTCTGCCGCATGTCGCCGCTGATGGAATACGCGCCGCAGGCCACCGCCTTCATCACCTTCCTCGGTGCCACCACGGCCTTTGTCGCGGCGACCATCGGTCTGGTGCAGACCGACATCAAGCGCGTCATCGCATATTCCACCATGTCGCAGCTCGGCTACATGTTCGTGGCCGCCGGTGTCGGCGTCTATTCGGCGGCGATGTTCCACCTGCTGACCCACGCCTTCTTCAAGGCGATGCTGTTCCTCGGCGCCGGCTCGGTCATCCATGCGATGCATCACGAGCAGGACATGCGGAACTATGGCGCGCTGCGCAAAAAGGTGCCCTTCACCTTCTGGGCGATGATGATCGGCACGCTGGCGATCACCGGGGTGGGTATTCCGCTCTCGGGCTGGGTCGGCTTTGCCGGCTTCGTCTCCAAGGATGCGATCATCGAAAGCTCCTGGGCGGGCACCGAGGGCGGCTATGCCTTCTGGATGCTGGTCATCGCGGCGCTCTTCACCTCCTTCTACTCCTGGCGGCTGATGTTCCTGACCTTCTACGGCAAGGCACGGGGCGACAAGCACACCCATGAGCACGCGCATGAAAGCCCGAAGGTCATGCTGATCCCGCTGGGCGTTCTGGCCATCGGCGCGGTGTTCTCCGGCATGGTGTTCTACAAGGCCTTCTTCGGCGATCACGACAAGGTGCTGAGCTTCTTCGGCATGCCCGCGCATCACGCCGAGGCCAGCGAAGCGGGCCACGGCACCGAGACCGCCGCCGCCGGCCATGGCGAAGAGGCTGCGCAAGCGGCCGATGAGCCGGCCACGGGGGAGACCGCCACGGAAGAGACCGCCGCCGCCGACACGGAGGAGGGCGCTGAGCCCGCCGCCGAGGCTGCCGAGGCCCATGCCGCGACCGGGCTCGACTACGGCGCGATCTACATGGCCCCCGACAACGAGGTCATGGACGAGGCGCACCACGCCCCGGTCTGGGTGAAACTCTCGCCCTTCATCGCCATGGTGCTGGGCTTCGTGGTCGCATACTGGTTCTACATCGTGAACCCGGTGCTGCCGCGCAAGCTCGCCGAGCAGCAGCGTCCGCTCTACCTCTTCCTGCTGAACAAGTGGTATTTCGACGAGGCCTATGACTTCCTCTTCGTGCGCCCCGCCAAGGCGGTGGGCCGCTTCTTCTGGAAGCGCGGCGACGGCAATGTCATCGACGGCACCATCAACGGTGTCGCCATGGGGATCATCCCCTTCTTCACCAAACTCGCGGGACGCGCACAGTCCGGCTACATCTTCACCTACGCCTTCGCCATGGTGATCGGGATCGCGATCCTGGTGACCTGGATGTCGATCCTCGGAGGGGCCCACTAA
- the nuoK gene encoding NADH-quinone oxidoreductase subunit NuoK — protein MIGLEHYLTVAAVLFVTGIFGIFLNRKNVIILLMSIELILLSVNINFVAFSSYLGDLAGQVFTLFVLTVAAAEAAIGLAILVCFFRNRGSIAVEDVNVMKG, from the coding sequence ATGATCGGACTTGAACATTACCTGACAGTGGCGGCGGTGCTGTTCGTCACCGGCATTTTCGGGATCTTCCTGAACCGGAAGAACGTGATCATCCTGCTGATGAGCATCGAGCTCATCCTGCTTTCGGTGAACATCAATTTCGTGGCCTTCTCCTCCTATCTGGGGGATCTCGCGGGCCAGGTCTTCACGCTCTTCGTCCTGACCGTGGCCGCCGCCGAGGCCGCCATCGGCCTCGCGATCCTCGTCTGCTTCTTCCGCAACCGCGGCTCCATCGCCGTGGAAGACGTCAACGTGATGAAAGGCTGA
- a CDS encoding NADH-quinone oxidoreductase subunit J, with amino-acid sequence MTVFAFYLFALCVIVGGLFTVISRNPVHSVLWLILAFLSSAGLFVLLGAEFVAMLLIIVYVGAVAVLFLFVVMMLDVDFAELRAGMAKYMPLALLIGLVFLMELGMAFGAWETSEMAATQLSAPAPADVQNTAALGVLLYDRYFLLFQLAGLILLVAMIGAIVLTLRHRTDVKRQNVLAQMWRDPAKSMELKDVKPGQGL; translated from the coding sequence ATGACCGTGTTCGCCTTCTACCTCTTTGCCCTTTGCGTCATCGTCGGGGGGCTTTTCACGGTGATCAGCCGCAATCCGGTGCATTCGGTGCTCTGGCTGATCCTGGCCTTCCTGAGCTCCGCCGGGCTCTTCGTGCTCCTGGGCGCCGAGTTCGTGGCGATGCTGCTGATCATCGTCTATGTCGGTGCGGTCGCGGTGCTCTTCCTCTTCGTGGTGATGATGCTCGACGTCGATTTCGCCGAGCTGCGCGCGGGGATGGCGAAATACATGCCGCTGGCGCTGCTGATCGGGCTGGTCTTCCTGATGGAGCTGGGCATGGCCTTCGGCGCCTGGGAAACCTCCGAGATGGCGGCGACGCAGCTCTCGGCACCGGCGCCGGCGGATGTGCAGAACACCGCCGCGCTCGGCGTGCTGCTCTATGACCGTTACTTCCTGCTGTTCCAGCTTGCCGGGCTCATCCTGCTGGTCGCCATGATCGGCGCCATCGTGCTGACCCTGCGCCACCGCACCGACGTCAAGCGCCAGAACGTGCTGGCGCAGATGTGGCGCGACCCGGCCAAGTCGATGGAGCTGAAGGACGTGAAACCGGGGCAGGGGCTCTAG
- a CDS encoding carboxymuconolactone decarboxylase family protein — protein MSESKTPFELMMGQAHEMARAFNPALESFSPKGFEKLWPTMPKDVMEFWFGRGLSKEGLDAKTRLLLTLAGLTMQGAQADTPVRMTVRHLLEAGATKDEIAETIAQMSMFAGIPAMTRAMELAREVMEDNKDDEA, from the coding sequence ATGAGCGAATCCAAGACGCCTTTCGAGCTGATGATGGGCCAGGCGCATGAGATGGCGCGGGCCTTCAACCCGGCGCTGGAGAGCTTCAGCCCCAAGGGGTTCGAGAAACTCTGGCCGACCATGCCCAAGGACGTCATGGAGTTCTGGTTCGGGCGCGGTCTCTCGAAAGAGGGGCTCGACGCCAAGACCCGGCTGCTGCTGACGCTTGCGGGGTTGACGATGCAGGGCGCGCAGGCCGATACGCCGGTGCGTATGACGGTGCGCCACCTGCTCGAAGCCGGTGCCACCAAGGACGAGATCGCCGAGACCATCGCACAGATGTCGATGTTCGCTGGAATACCCGCCATGACCCGCGCCATGGAACTTGCGCGCGAGGTCATGGAAGACAACAAGGATGACGAAGCATGA
- the nuoI gene encoding NADH-quinone oxidoreductase subunit NuoI, which yields MTQIDYGRAAKYFLLADFIKGFALGMKYFFAPKPTLNYPHEKGPLSPRFRGEHALRRYPNGEERCIACKLCEAICPAQAITIDAEPRDDGSRRTTRYDIDMTKCIYCGFCQEACPVDAIVEGPNFEFSTETREELFYDKQKLLENGERWEAEIARNLELDAPYR from the coding sequence ATGACCCAAATCGACTACGGTCGCGCCGCGAAATACTTTCTGCTGGCGGATTTCATCAAAGGCTTCGCGCTGGGGATGAAGTATTTCTTCGCGCCCAAGCCGACGCTGAACTATCCGCACGAGAAAGGCCCGCTGAGCCCGCGTTTCCGCGGCGAGCATGCGCTGCGCCGCTACCCCAACGGGGAAGAGCGCTGCATCGCCTGCAAGCTCTGCGAGGCGATCTGCCCGGCGCAGGCCATCACCATCGACGCGGAACCGCGTGACGACGGCTCGCGCCGCACCACGCGCTACGACATCGACATGACGAAATGCATCTATTGCGGCTTCTGCCAGGAAGCCTGCCCGGTGGATGCCATCGTCGAGGGCCCGAATTTCGAGTTCTCCACCGAGACCCGCGAAGAGCTGTTCTACGACAAGCAGAAACTGCTCGAGAACGGCGAACGCTGGGAAGCCGAGATCGCCCGCAACCTGGAGCTGGACGCACCTTACCGATGA
- the nuoH gene encoding NADH-quinone oxidoreductase subunit NuoH, with translation MADFFTNTGLGIALLITGQILLVLVPLLVALAFLMYMDRKVWAAVQMRRGPNVVGVFGVLQSFADFLKYIVKEVVFPAGADKVVFLLAPMISLVMAFIAWAVIPFNDGWVIADINVAILYIFAISSLEVYGVIMGGWASNSKYPFLGSLRSAAQMISYEVSIGLIIIGVIISTGSMNLTDIVHAQDGAGLLSWYWLPHFPMVFLFFISALAETNRPPFDLPEAESELVAGYQVEYSATPFLLFMIGELTAVVLMCALVSLLFFGGWLSPIPGLPDGILWMVLKMVFFFFIFAMVKAITPRYRYDQLMRLGWKVFLPFSLVWVVFVSFAAKFGWFWGVFTRWTTGV, from the coding sequence ATGGCAGACTTCTTTACCAACACCGGCCTTGGAATCGCGCTCCTCATAACCGGGCAGATCCTGCTGGTTCTCGTCCCGCTCCTCGTGGCGCTGGCCTTTCTGATGTACATGGACCGCAAGGTCTGGGCCGCCGTGCAGATGCGGCGCGGCCCCAACGTCGTGGGTGTCTTCGGCGTGCTGCAAAGCTTTGCGGACTTCCTGAAATACATCGTCAAGGAGGTGGTGTTTCCGGCGGGCGCCGACAAGGTCGTGTTCCTGCTGGCGCCGATGATCTCGCTGGTGATGGCCTTCATCGCCTGGGCGGTGATTCCCTTCAATGACGGCTGGGTCATCGCCGATATCAACGTGGCGATCCTCTATATCTTCGCCATCTCCTCGCTTGAGGTCTATGGCGTGATCATGGGCGGCTGGGCGTCGAACTCGAAATACCCGTTCCTCGGCTCGCTGCGCTCCGCCGCGCAGATGATCTCCTACGAGGTGTCCATCGGCCTGATCATCATCGGCGTGATCATCTCCACCGGGTCGATGAACCTGACCGACATCGTGCATGCGCAGGACGGGGCGGGGCTCCTGTCCTGGTACTGGCTGCCGCATTTCCCGATGGTCTTCCTGTTCTTCATCTCGGCGCTGGCCGAGACCAACCGCCCGCCCTTCGACCTTCCCGAAGCGGAATCCGAGCTGGTGGCCGGCTATCAGGTGGAATATTCCGCGACGCCCTTCCTGCTCTTCATGATCGGCGAACTGACCGCCGTGGTGCTGATGTGCGCGCTGGTCTCGCTGCTGTTCTTCGGCGGCTGGCTGTCGCCGATCCCGGGCCTGCCCGACGGCATCCTGTGGATGGTCCTCAAGATGGTGTTCTTCTTCTTCATCTTCGCGATGGTGAAGGCGATCACCCCCCGCTACCGCTATGACCAGCTGATGCGGCTGGGCTGGAAAGTCTTCCTGCCCTTCAGCCTCGTCTGGGTGGTCTTCGTCTCCTTCGCAGCAAAATTCGGCTGGTTCTGGGGTGTGTTCACCCGCTGGACCACAGGAGTTTAA